The following coding sequences lie in one Myxococcota bacterium genomic window:
- the purE gene encoding 5-(carboxyamino)imidazole ribonucleotide mutase yields the protein MGDESVGWLEEPAPGEVGIVMGSVSDWPTMQRAAETLTELEVGFEARIVSAHRTPDLLYAYGRRAEERGLAVLIAGAGGAAHLPGMLSSMTVLPVLGVPVQSRALRGIDSLLSIAQMPAGVAVGTLAIGEAGAANAGLLAAEMLAHGNPALRERLRSRRDAQTQRVLSTPLAATTEDEKGAR from the coding sequence ATGGGAGACGAAAGCGTTGGCTGGCTCGAGGAGCCCGCGCCCGGTGAGGTGGGCATCGTCATGGGGTCGGTTTCCGACTGGCCCACGATGCAGCGCGCTGCGGAAACGCTGACCGAGCTCGAGGTGGGTTTCGAGGCCCGCATCGTTTCGGCACACCGCACTCCCGACCTGCTCTACGCCTACGGACGCCGCGCCGAAGAGCGGGGCCTGGCCGTCTTGATCGCCGGGGCCGGGGGAGCGGCCCATCTCCCGGGCATGCTCTCGTCGATGACCGTGTTGCCCGTCCTGGGGGTGCCCGTTCAGAGCCGCGCCCTTCGCGGCATCGATTCGCTGCTCTCGATCGCACAGATGCCAGCCGGCGTCGCCGTCGGGACGCTCGCGATCGGCGAGGCCGGAGCCGCCAACGCCGGGTTGCTGGCGGCGGAGATGCTGGCGCACGGAAACCCCGCGCTCCGTGAACGATTGCGCAGTCGCCGGGACGCCCAGACCCAGCGTGTGCTGAGTACGCCCCTCGCGGCGACGACCGAAGACGAGAAGGGCGCGCGGTGA
- a CDS encoding universal stress protein, which produces MRRILVLAPHEDRAERSLTLAGQLAQRTGASLTLLRVLEESVGGDASLDTQVKGCTVRELLLATETSRMEEVAERMRASQLEVAVEVRWGVAWELVLDLVERDGFDLVIKPASGWSHEGAVFFGSTALHLFRRCPCPVWIVGDDGRLPASIMAAVDPTRTPRPRASADRILGWAERVRDWADANLEVVSAWHAAGGELLQESLDEAELKDYVETTRGRVQADLDDLLAQDAHRGIAGQLVEGPAEEVLPRVANDRDVDLIVMGTRGRQDRVGDLLGETAETIIRQVRSSILTIPPDTE; this is translated from the coding sequence GTGAGACGAATCCTGGTGCTGGCCCCGCACGAAGATCGCGCGGAACGTTCGCTGACCCTGGCCGGTCAACTCGCTCAGCGCACGGGCGCGAGCCTGACCCTGCTCCGCGTCCTCGAGGAGAGCGTGGGCGGAGACGCTTCGCTCGACACGCAGGTGAAGGGTTGCACGGTCCGGGAGCTGCTCCTCGCGACGGAGACGAGCCGGATGGAAGAGGTCGCCGAGCGCATGCGCGCCTCCCAGCTCGAGGTGGCCGTCGAAGTGCGTTGGGGGGTCGCCTGGGAGCTCGTCCTGGACCTGGTCGAGCGGGATGGCTTCGACCTGGTGATCAAGCCCGCGAGCGGCTGGAGCCACGAAGGCGCCGTCTTCTTCGGCTCCACGGCGCTTCACCTCTTTCGCCGCTGTCCCTGTCCTGTCTGGATCGTCGGCGACGACGGACGATTGCCCGCAAGCATCATGGCCGCGGTGGATCCCACGCGTACGCCGCGTCCGCGCGCTTCCGCGGACCGCATCCTCGGCTGGGCGGAGCGGGTTCGCGACTGGGCCGATGCGAACCTCGAAGTGGTCTCGGCGTGGCACGCGGCCGGCGGCGAGCTCTTGCAGGAGAGCCTCGACGAAGCCGAGCTCAAGGACTACGTCGAGACGACCCGCGGCCGGGTCCAGGCGGACCTCGATGACTTGCTCGCCCAGGATGCGCACCGCGGGATCGCGGGCCAGCTGGTCGAGGGGCCGGCGGAAGAGGTGCTGCCGAGGGTCGCCAACGATCGAGACGTCGACCTGATCGTGATGGGAACCCGAGGGCGCCAGGATCGCGTCGGCGATCTGCTGGGCGAGACGGCCGAGACCATCATCCGGCAGGTGCGCTCTTCGATCCTGACGATCCCGCCCGACACCGAGTAG
- a CDS encoding alpha/beta fold hydrolase gives MNLELLTRAGDARPGRPALLFVHGGFHGAWCWDEHYLGFFAERGWAAHALSLRGHGKSDGHDRIRRWSLADYAQDVMATCRELGERVVLLGHSMGGAIAERCWAAHPEIAGLVLLAGSPLRPDLGVVAKMLLATPFSLLWGQLRGDPRRLRSAMAPFFLSPDLDASERAAHLARLDLESPVAIRELFRRGPIARAEGDARPALVVAAEHDVSIPVRSHEEPRARLDATLLCVPGAHDLMLDPDWRAGAEAVEAWLRARFD, from the coding sequence GTGAACCTCGAACTACTCACGAGAGCGGGCGACGCGCGGCCGGGCCGACCGGCCCTGCTCTTCGTGCACGGGGGGTTCCACGGCGCCTGGTGCTGGGACGAGCACTACCTGGGCTTCTTCGCCGAGCGGGGCTGGGCCGCGCACGCGCTGAGCCTGCGAGGTCACGGTAAGAGCGACGGCCACGATCGGATTCGTCGCTGGTCGCTCGCGGACTACGCGCAGGACGTGATGGCGACGTGTCGCGAACTCGGCGAGCGCGTCGTATTGCTGGGTCATTCGATGGGGGGCGCCATCGCCGAGCGCTGCTGGGCCGCTCACCCGGAGATCGCCGGGCTCGTGCTGCTTGCCGGTTCGCCGCTTCGTCCCGACCTGGGTGTGGTCGCGAAGATGCTGCTGGCCACCCCTTTTTCGCTCCTCTGGGGTCAGCTCAGAGGCGATCCGCGGCGGCTCCGCAGCGCGATGGCGCCGTTCTTCCTGTCACCGGACCTCGATGCGAGCGAGCGAGCAGCGCATCTCGCCCGCCTCGACCTCGAGTCGCCGGTCGCGATCCGAGAGCTGTTTCGACGCGGGCCGATCGCGCGAGCGGAGGGGGACGCGCGCCCAGCGCTGGTCGTGGCCGCCGAGCACGATGTGTCGATTCCGGTACGCAGCCACGAGGAGCCCCGAGCACGGCTCGACGCGACGCTGCTCTGCGTGCCCGGAGCCCACGATCTGATGCTCGACCCCGACTGGCGCGCGGGAGCGGAGGCCGTCGAGGCGTGGCTGCGCGCGCGCTTCGACTAG
- a CDS encoding glutathione S-transferase family protein, translating to MKLHEAESPNARRVWIFMAEKGIDIPRVTVDIRGGENLKPDYLKMNPMGRVPVLELDDGTCISESVAICRYLEGQHPDPCLFGAPGAEAAQVEMWNRRAELNFGLNAAMAFRNITGFFKDREECMPEWGKLCAGEARKFLGVFEERLGESEYVVGDQFSIADISLGVFYGFSFMIEQLAKIDLELKRPNLTRWYGTLSERPSFG from the coding sequence ATGAAGCTGCACGAAGCCGAGTCCCCGAATGCGCGCCGCGTCTGGATCTTCATGGCCGAGAAGGGGATCGACATCCCCCGCGTGACGGTCGACATCCGCGGCGGCGAGAACCTGAAGCCCGACTACCTGAAGATGAACCCGATGGGTCGCGTCCCGGTTCTCGAGCTCGACGACGGCACCTGCATTTCCGAGAGCGTCGCCATCTGTCGCTACCTCGAGGGCCAGCACCCCGACCCGTGCCTGTTCGGGGCACCGGGGGCCGAGGCCGCCCAGGTCGAAATGTGGAACCGCCGCGCCGAGCTCAACTTCGGACTGAACGCAGCCATGGCGTTCCGCAACATCACGGGCTTCTTCAAGGACCGGGAAGAGTGCATGCCCGAGTGGGGGAAGCTGTGCGCGGGCGAAGCGCGCAAGTTCCTCGGCGTCTTCGAGGAGCGCCTCGGCGAGAGCGAGTACGTCGTCGGCGACCAGTTCTCGATCGCCGACATCTCGCTGGGCGTCTTCTACGGCTTCTCGTTCATGATCGAGCAGCTCGCGAAGATCGACCTCGAGCTGAAGCGTCCCAACCTCACGCGCTGGTACGGCACGTTGAGCGAGCGCCCGAGCTTCGGGTAG
- a CDS encoding efflux RND transporter permease subunit — MVERVVRFLLDRPFVVHLLTIMMALLGLTSISNVRVDAFAPGEVPKFIVAASLPGASAQEVEGRVTVPIEEALQEIDGIRHYSSVSIRGQSSTHVELSPDTEAEDSARIERDIRWAVGNISGLPVEMRDEPTITRVVDAEYPLLEIALSGPGSEVAPLAERLEDELRRLETIGRVAVVGLPDREVHVLFQPHVAKGLGVTSGDVTAALRRRNASGAGSGIKSATDRRDVVILGRFESAKDVENTALRFGGSSGLVRVGDVARVVMSRKDVGLAVGTNGESGVSVIPTKTASADLLEARCDIDRVLSNLAVPDSVRISIVNDGSYDIRKRMGIMGQNALIGTFLVGIIVFTFLTPGAALWVCVGVPLVVAGVVTVMPRAGLGFDIVSTLGLVIVLGMLVDDAVVVAERILSKRASGYSAADAAAMGASEVAAPVATAAVTTILAFVPLLSLGGSSGQMVWPLPAMVCIALVFSLLESFTILPAHMGGLRERSDGLGKRAFLVRMEQVYRGLLERSLNRPLAIVASFILGWCLVIVVIAPTMQFVFYPQEGSKGFHIKVRAPAGTPLARTEAILASIQDQVPTIMGSDLLAVTARAGHIESGEIARTTGGTQHQGFVGVFLDLDRRRLNATEWIEHVRDRIVVPDGVDVEYAAVVDGPPILQPIEVYVLGNDDASRIRVAEEVRHVAEEAGGVDVALTDEAAVAELDLNPSHERLAMRQLDVELVVETLQAALEGTIATEIRGASGSMDVRVLYEASHRRDIDALLDAEIRNRRGDLVPLRDVLEPIERRVSPRVTRRDGMRSTTVTGGIDPRSAATPLSIAAAVDEELGLESDGVLIEIGGEAAESIEGLQGLAVAFLISIGLTICVITLMLGSLRDSIVVFAVVPFSVAAVIMTFFAHGMPVSMLSLVGAVGLSGVVVNSSILLIDAVRRAKDRASGVASKDILIEACVGRLRPVVVTSLSTLAGVFPTAYGLGGYDTIVSPVSLALGWGLTFSTAVTLFLVPSLYSLIGSREQLRRSR; from the coding sequence GTGGTGGAACGGGTTGTTCGATTCTTGTTGGACCGCCCCTTCGTGGTGCACCTGTTGACCATCATGATGGCGCTGCTCGGTCTGACTTCGATCTCGAATGTCCGCGTGGATGCGTTCGCACCCGGAGAGGTGCCCAAGTTCATCGTTGCTGCTTCTCTTCCCGGAGCGTCGGCGCAAGAAGTCGAAGGACGCGTAACGGTTCCCATTGAGGAGGCCCTGCAGGAAATCGACGGAATCCGCCACTACTCCTCCGTGTCGATCAGAGGACAGAGCAGTACGCACGTCGAGCTCTCCCCGGATACCGAGGCCGAGGACTCCGCCCGGATCGAACGAGACATCCGCTGGGCGGTTGGCAACATCTCCGGACTTCCAGTGGAGATGCGGGACGAACCGACGATCACTCGCGTCGTCGATGCCGAATATCCGCTGCTGGAGATCGCGCTCTCCGGCCCCGGAAGCGAGGTCGCTCCGCTTGCTGAGCGCCTCGAAGATGAACTCCGCCGCCTGGAAACGATCGGTCGCGTAGCGGTCGTCGGCCTGCCTGACCGAGAGGTACACGTTCTCTTTCAGCCGCACGTTGCCAAGGGGCTTGGCGTTACCTCGGGTGATGTCACTGCGGCACTCCGACGAAGAAACGCGTCCGGCGCTGGAAGCGGCATCAAGTCAGCGACTGATCGCCGGGACGTAGTCATCTTGGGGCGCTTCGAGAGTGCCAAGGATGTCGAGAATACTGCGCTTCGCTTCGGAGGATCCTCGGGCCTGGTGCGGGTTGGCGACGTCGCTCGCGTTGTGATGTCACGCAAGGACGTTGGCCTCGCGGTCGGGACCAATGGTGAATCCGGTGTGTCCGTTATCCCTACGAAGACAGCCAGCGCGGACCTGCTCGAAGCTCGATGCGACATCGACCGCGTGTTGTCGAACCTCGCGGTACCGGACTCGGTACGCATCTCGATCGTGAACGATGGAAGCTACGACATCCGAAAACGGATGGGCATCATGGGGCAGAACGCTCTCATCGGAACCTTCCTGGTCGGAATCATCGTATTCACCTTCCTCACCCCCGGGGCAGCGCTCTGGGTATGCGTCGGGGTGCCGCTTGTTGTAGCCGGTGTCGTCACGGTGATGCCAAGAGCCGGCCTCGGTTTCGACATTGTCTCCACGTTGGGACTCGTCATCGTGCTTGGGATGCTTGTGGACGACGCTGTCGTCGTCGCAGAGCGCATCTTGTCGAAGAGAGCAAGCGGCTACTCGGCCGCAGACGCCGCAGCAATGGGAGCTTCGGAAGTCGCTGCCCCCGTGGCGACGGCCGCGGTGACAACGATCCTCGCGTTCGTGCCGCTCTTGTCGCTCGGCGGAAGTTCGGGGCAGATGGTCTGGCCGCTACCGGCAATGGTCTGCATCGCGCTGGTATTCTCGCTTCTCGAGTCGTTCACGATTCTGCCCGCGCATATGGGCGGGCTGCGCGAGCGTTCCGACGGCTTGGGCAAGCGCGCGTTCTTGGTGCGAATGGAGCAGGTCTATCGCGGGCTCTTGGAGCGGTCGCTGAACCGCCCGCTGGCGATCGTTGCGAGCTTCATCTTGGGATGGTGCTTGGTGATAGTTGTGATCGCACCGACGATGCAATTCGTCTTCTACCCACAGGAGGGAAGCAAGGGCTTCCACATCAAAGTTAGAGCCCCGGCGGGGACACCACTTGCGCGCACGGAGGCGATACTGGCGTCGATTCAGGACCAGGTGCCAACCATCATGGGATCCGACCTGCTCGCTGTCACGGCTCGAGCAGGCCACATCGAGTCTGGGGAGATTGCCAGAACAACCGGCGGCACTCAGCACCAGGGATTCGTCGGGGTATTCCTCGACCTGGATCGGCGGCGCCTCAATGCCACCGAGTGGATTGAGCATGTGCGAGATCGCATCGTCGTCCCTGACGGAGTCGACGTTGAGTATGCGGCCGTTGTCGATGGGCCGCCCATCCTCCAGCCGATTGAAGTGTACGTGCTCGGCAACGACGACGCGTCGCGGATTCGAGTTGCGGAGGAGGTGCGGCACGTAGCCGAGGAAGCCGGAGGCGTGGACGTTGCGCTCACCGACGAGGCAGCCGTCGCCGAACTCGACCTGAACCCCTCGCACGAACGCCTCGCGATGCGACAACTCGATGTCGAGCTCGTCGTTGAGACGCTGCAAGCCGCGCTGGAAGGGACCATTGCTACAGAGATACGCGGTGCAAGCGGGTCGATGGACGTGCGGGTCCTATACGAAGCCTCTCACCGGCGTGATATCGATGCGCTTCTAGACGCTGAGATCCGGAATCGACGCGGTGACTTGGTGCCGCTGCGTGACGTCTTGGAGCCGATCGAGAGGCGGGTCTCTCCTCGCGTGACTCGGAGGGATGGAATGCGTTCGACAACGGTCACCGGAGGCATCGACCCGCGAAGCGCGGCCACGCCGCTCAGTATCGCAGCCGCAGTCGATGAGGAGCTCGGCCTCGAGTCGGACGGAGTATTGATTGAGATTGGAGGCGAGGCCGCAGAGAGCATCGAGGGCTTGCAGGGACTTGCAGTCGCGTTCCTCATCAGCATTGGCCTCACGATCTGCGTCATCACCCTTATGCTGGGGTCGCTACGCGATTCGATCGTCGTGTTCGCGGTAGTGCCCTTCTCGGTCGCCGCGGTCATCATGACGTTCTTCGCGCACGGGATGCCGGTGTCCATGCTCTCTCTAGTTGGAGCCGTGGGCCTTTCGGGCGTCGTGGTCAACTCATCGATTCTACTGATCGACGCCGTCCGAAGAGCCAAGGATCGGGCCTCGGGGGTGGCCTCGAAGGACATCCTTATCGAAGCATGTGTTGGGCGACTTCGCCCGGTCGTCGTCACGAGCTTGTCGACTCTCGCGGGCGTCTTTCCAACGGCGTACGGTCTCGGTGGGTACGACACCATCGTCTCGCCGGTGTCGCTCGCGCTTGGCTGGGGCCTCACGTTCTCTACTGCCGTTACGCTCTTTCTCGTCCCGTCCCTTTACTCGCTCATTGGGAGTCGGGAGCAACTACGAAGAAGTCGCTAG
- a CDS encoding efflux RND transporter periplasmic adaptor subunit, with protein sequence MAATLLLGLASCSASESAEEDRSPAAKRPVVAARVSVDRAQVRVIGESRQITGRARAFRVAELKSELTGRVVDRQVAPGEPVLPDAVLIALDPSRTEIRVQRALAERQRARAANAHARRELERAQPLAQADAISDVRLAELENNLEIATAGLRLTEVQLKESQRLAQDALIRAPFAGTVEELLVDAGDSVQTGDHVATVVDLARVRVVAGVSARDLHRIRSHTQLVVRFPDLPGIEEIMAIQKLGAMADELEGTFGLELWSNAAVDGVRDGIVAVVELPASNSAVLSVPRSALTQDNGKAALFIVERAVDGWVARERSLRVGREAAGYVEVVNGMEEGEVVVVSGQFALVDGMPVSPLGTEF encoded by the coding sequence TTGGCGGCGACCCTGTTGCTGGGCTTGGCGTCCTGCTCTGCCTCGGAATCTGCGGAGGAGGACCGATCGCCCGCAGCGAAGAGGCCCGTCGTCGCGGCGCGGGTGTCCGTGGATCGAGCCCAGGTTCGCGTGATCGGCGAGAGCCGACAAATCACCGGCCGCGCCCGTGCATTCCGTGTCGCGGAGCTCAAGTCTGAGTTGACCGGTCGCGTTGTCGACCGTCAAGTCGCGCCTGGCGAGCCTGTCCTGCCGGACGCCGTGCTTATTGCGTTGGACCCGAGTCGCACGGAGATCAGGGTGCAACGCGCCCTGGCCGAGAGGCAGCGCGCGCGCGCCGCGAATGCTCATGCAAGGCGAGAGCTCGAGCGAGCGCAACCCTTGGCGCAAGCGGACGCGATCAGCGACGTGCGGCTAGCGGAGCTCGAGAACAATCTTGAAATCGCGACAGCAGGTCTACGCCTGACGGAGGTGCAGCTCAAGGAGTCGCAACGCTTGGCGCAAGACGCCCTCATCCGCGCGCCGTTCGCCGGAACAGTTGAAGAGTTGCTCGTGGATGCCGGAGACTCGGTCCAGACCGGTGACCATGTGGCAACCGTGGTCGACCTAGCTCGCGTTCGAGTCGTAGCCGGCGTATCAGCTCGTGATCTACACCGGATTCGCTCGCACACGCAGCTCGTCGTTCGATTCCCAGACCTACCGGGGATCGAGGAAATCATGGCGATCCAAAAGCTCGGCGCGATGGCCGATGAGCTCGAGGGGACCTTCGGTCTGGAGCTTTGGTCCAATGCCGCCGTGGATGGAGTGCGAGATGGGATCGTGGCAGTTGTCGAGCTACCGGCGTCGAACTCAGCCGTCCTCAGCGTCCCTCGCTCCGCCTTGACTCAGGACAACGGCAAGGCCGCCCTCTTCATAGTCGAGCGGGCGGTGGACGGGTGGGTTGCAAGAGAGCGAAGTCTCCGAGTTGGGCGTGAGGCTGCCGGTTACGTCGAAGTGGTGAACGGTATGGAGGAGGGAGAGGTCGTTGTCGTGTCCGGGCAGTTCGCCCTCGTGGACGGAATGCCTGTCTCGCCGCTGGGCACCGAATTCTAG
- a CDS encoding TetR/AcrR family transcriptional regulator has product MTSAPRVDSDRPSSHDRPPSAAKLRLIDAAERIFAERGFEGASMRAITAEAGMSVSAANYHFGSKEALLAATIRRHVEPINERRLAELARTEAESAPDPPDVEAILRAFLFPSFEEPSERDSHREVVSRLHSDPPERVGRLKNELYTAMRERFCDALARALPGADRAQIEVGYQFCIGVMVHVIAGHHMPSAPTKELDPEETTQAIARYTSAGLRALVGDGGGGNG; this is encoded by the coding sequence TTGACCTCCGCCCCTCGAGTCGACTCGGACCGGCCTTCCAGCCATGACCGGCCGCCGTCTGCCGCCAAGCTCCGACTGATCGATGCCGCCGAGCGAATCTTCGCGGAGCGAGGCTTCGAGGGTGCCTCGATGCGCGCGATCACCGCGGAAGCGGGCATGTCGGTCTCCGCCGCGAACTATCACTTCGGTTCCAAGGAAGCGCTGCTGGCGGCGACGATCCGCCGCCACGTCGAGCCGATCAACGAGCGGCGCTTGGCGGAGCTGGCGCGGACCGAGGCCGAGTCGGCTCCGGACCCTCCCGACGTCGAGGCGATTCTGCGTGCCTTCCTCTTCCCGTCGTTCGAGGAGCCAAGCGAGCGGGACAGTCACCGAGAAGTCGTAAGCCGTCTTCATTCCGATCCGCCCGAACGCGTTGGCCGGCTCAAGAACGAGCTCTACACAGCAATGCGGGAGCGGTTCTGTGATGCGCTCGCGCGTGCCTTGCCGGGTGCCGACCGGGCCCAGATCGAGGTCGGTTACCAGTTCTGCATCGGCGTCATGGTGCACGTGATCGCTGGCCATCACATGCCGAGCGCTCCAACGAAGGAGCTCGATCCCGAAGAGACGACGCAGGCCATCGCGCGCTACACGAGCGCAGGGCTTCGCGCCCTTGTCGGCGATGGCGGTGGGGGTAACGGCTGA
- a CDS encoding efflux RND transporter periplasmic adaptor subunit — protein sequence MDGRRRKHILPLLLLGVGAVLVALLVGVQPSPSRTEPAPISPLVRVVEAIPETISLRVHAQGTVVPRTESDLVPEVAGRVEWVSPDLVSGGTFESGEPLVRIERADHQAELESARAAVARTRSEASRAAKELRRQRTLAGRSVTSQARIDDAENASRVADALALEAKAKLARAQRDLERTELRAPYTGRVREESVDPGQFVNRGTAIARLYAVDYAEVRLPLPDRELAYLDESVLHVVRGADGLRPRATLRAEFAGGSHEWRGEIVRSEGEIDARSRMVHIVARVEDPYGLAADPTLEAPPPLAVGLFVDAEIEGRSIENAFVLPREVLHVHRGQEGQVWVVDAEDRIRVQDVEVLRTERTDVVITAGLGRGDRVLRTRLRAPIDGMSVRVASPDTAPNREALAERKQ from the coding sequence ATGGACGGGCGGCGGCGCAAGCATATACTTCCCCTGTTGCTCCTCGGGGTTGGCGCGGTTCTGGTCGCGCTGCTTGTTGGCGTCCAGCCCAGTCCGAGTCGTACAGAGCCGGCGCCGATCTCTCCGCTCGTACGCGTTGTCGAGGCTATCCCCGAGACGATATCGCTACGCGTTCACGCACAGGGTACGGTCGTTCCGCGAACCGAAAGCGACCTGGTTCCCGAGGTGGCCGGGCGGGTCGAGTGGGTGTCTCCAGACCTCGTCTCCGGCGGCACCTTCGAGTCTGGCGAGCCGTTGGTTCGCATCGAGCGAGCCGACCATCAGGCAGAGCTCGAGAGTGCGCGCGCCGCGGTTGCCCGCACGCGCAGCGAGGCAAGCCGCGCCGCGAAGGAGCTGCGTCGCCAACGCACCCTCGCCGGTCGATCCGTCACGAGTCAGGCGCGCATTGACGACGCCGAGAACGCAAGCCGAGTTGCCGACGCGCTGGCACTGGAGGCCAAGGCGAAGCTGGCGCGAGCCCAGCGCGATCTCGAGCGCACCGAGCTGCGTGCACCCTACACGGGGCGCGTGCGGGAAGAGAGCGTCGATCCCGGTCAGTTTGTGAATCGCGGCACCGCGATCGCGCGGCTGTACGCGGTCGACTATGCGGAGGTGCGCCTTCCGCTGCCCGACCGCGAGTTGGCCTACCTCGACGAGAGCGTTCTCCATGTCGTCCGTGGAGCCGATGGGCTTCGACCGCGCGCGACCCTCCGGGCGGAGTTTGCGGGTGGCTCGCACGAATGGCGTGGTGAGATCGTCCGTTCGGAGGGCGAGATCGACGCGCGCAGTCGGATGGTGCACATCGTCGCTCGGGTGGAGGACCCCTACGGTCTCGCCGCGGATCCCACGCTCGAGGCGCCGCCGCCGCTTGCAGTTGGGCTCTTCGTTGACGCAGAAATCGAGGGTCGCTCGATCGAGAACGCTTTCGTGTTGCCCCGTGAGGTGCTGCATGTCCACCGTGGCCAGGAAGGTCAGGTCTGGGTGGTCGACGCGGAAGATCGGATCCGAGTGCAAGATGTCGAGGTGCTGCGCACCGAACGAACCGACGTGGTGATCACGGCCGGTCTCGGCCGAGGCGACCGCGTACTGCGGACGCGCTTGCGAGCACCGATCGATGGGATGAGCGTGCGCGTCGCGAGCCCGGACACCGCTCCGAATCGAGAAGCGCTCGCGGAGCGGAAGCAATGA